In Desulfomonile tiedjei DSM 6799, a genomic segment contains:
- a CDS encoding FAD-dependent oxidoreductase: MDTNIHQTEMLYSTSPADFDYVRVNVPCQSACPAYTNIPAYIRSLYEGKYDNSYELNRIVNLMPGVLGRICSRPCEQKCRHGEPELGKPVNICHIKRAADDHKDTFGPPVGGLFGSLNRRICIVGAGPAGLAAAHDLATLGAKVTILEALAEPGGMLMYGIPEFRLPRQVLREEIGNILKLGVELKTGVRVGKDVAVEDLMSGYDAVLLAAGCYTPKMLEIPGENLVGVYPGLDFVMRVADGIPPRVGDRVIVLGAGFTAFDCARTALRLGAKEVSICIRGTEQDLRVTHEEIFETKREGISIQGLLLSQRLVGSEKVEGVEFVRTHPGEVLPNGRRRIEPIAGSEFIQSADTVIVAIGQGADPIPSPGEKDKRGVVKGDPETFRTSLPGLYVAGDFMTGPSTVIESIAAGRKAAEKIAESLTGKKFREWTVRIQDARITDRQRAWDMIPRQEMPTIDPPHRLHPFNIEVELGLPKELAHEESKRCYLCYLHYEIDVSRCIYCRLCIDSAPRDCIKLAEDIVLSESGAISRIVETNSWRNVSAIMIDNERCIRCGECVRVCPVDCISVSKVELTERAVGGI; the protein is encoded by the coding sequence ATGGATACGAACATACACCAAACGGAAATGCTGTACTCGACCAGTCCGGCGGATTTCGATTACGTGCGCGTCAACGTGCCGTGCCAGAGCGCTTGTCCTGCATATACAAACATTCCTGCATACATTCGATCGTTATACGAAGGCAAGTACGACAATTCCTACGAGTTGAACAGAATCGTAAATCTTATGCCTGGAGTGCTCGGACGAATCTGCTCCCGCCCCTGCGAGCAGAAATGCCGTCATGGTGAACCGGAACTCGGGAAGCCGGTGAACATTTGCCATATAAAAAGGGCTGCGGACGATCACAAAGACACATTCGGGCCGCCTGTGGGAGGACTATTCGGTTCGCTGAACAGACGAATCTGTATTGTAGGTGCAGGACCTGCCGGGCTCGCGGCTGCACACGATCTCGCAACTCTCGGCGCGAAAGTGACTATCCTCGAAGCATTGGCGGAACCCGGAGGCATGCTGATGTACGGCATTCCGGAATTCAGGCTTCCCCGTCAGGTGCTCAGAGAAGAGATCGGCAATATTCTGAAGCTTGGCGTTGAGCTCAAAACGGGTGTACGGGTCGGTAAAGACGTTGCCGTCGAGGACCTTATGTCCGGTTACGATGCCGTGCTCCTGGCTGCAGGCTGTTACACACCTAAGATGCTCGAAATTCCGGGTGAAAATCTAGTAGGTGTTTACCCGGGATTGGATTTTGTTATGCGGGTTGCAGACGGAATCCCGCCGCGAGTCGGAGATCGAGTGATAGTGCTCGGGGCAGGTTTTACTGCATTTGACTGCGCTCGAACCGCACTTCGTCTCGGAGCGAAAGAGGTCTCGATCTGTATCCGAGGAACCGAGCAGGATTTGCGGGTGACTCACGAGGAGATTTTCGAGACCAAGCGCGAAGGAATTTCCATTCAAGGACTGCTGCTTTCACAGCGACTCGTCGGATCGGAAAAAGTGGAAGGAGTGGAGTTCGTCCGCACGCATCCGGGAGAAGTTCTGCCAAACGGCCGGAGACGCATCGAACCGATTGCAGGGAGCGAATTTATTCAATCGGCAGATACTGTTATCGTGGCAATCGGTCAGGGAGCAGATCCGATACCATCCCCGGGAGAAAAAGACAAGCGAGGGGTTGTCAAAGGAGACCCGGAAACCTTCAGGACTTCTCTTCCGGGACTATACGTTGCCGGAGATTTCATGACAGGGCCGTCTACCGTGATTGAGTCTATTGCTGCAGGAAGAAAAGCCGCGGAGAAGATAGCTGAATCGCTTACCGGCAAGAAATTCCGGGAATGGACCGTCAGGATACAAGACGCTCGGATCACGGATCGCCAGCGTGCCTGGGACATGATACCACGGCAGGAGATGCCGACAATCGACCCACCTCATCGTTTGCATCCTTTCAACATTGAAGTTGAGCTGGGGTTGCCCAAAGAATTGGCTCATGAAGAGTCGAAGCGCTGTTATCTCTGCTACCTCCATTATGAAATAGACGTGAGCCGCTGCATTTATTGCAGGCTTTGCATCGATTCGGCTCCCAGGGATTGCATAAAACTTGCCGAGGATATCGTGCTGAGCGAGTCCGGAGCAATCTCAAGAATTGTCGAAACCAACTCATGGCGAAACGTCAGTGCAATCATGATCGACAACGAACGCTGTATCCGCTGTGGAGAGTGCGTCCGGGTTTGTCCTGTGGACTGCATCTCAGTATCCAAGGTGGAACTCACGGAGCGCGCTGTCGGAGGCATATGA